From Chryseobacterium joostei, the proteins below share one genomic window:
- a CDS encoding DUF5686 family protein: protein MKRGLQLLFFLIYFWGYSQLKIKVVDDANQKPVSNAKVFCDDKILGYTNAQGILEFKSTCRNIEVEAESYKKETTSVESSMEVSLTKKSSKTTAIEAVVIEDKSDPRALEILKKVNKLFNENSPKSLGSYAYKSYEKISLDIDEDSLSQFNQYFNDLNIFKKKREKDSLNNINARKIFAKSKLFLWERAQEFLYSKKYGEKINILDNRISGLKQPVYEMIALQQSNRDIVPEQLKPENRGLYRFFLSDTIELDGRKNFVIRFREVNYKNPDRKRKYNGSIYIDTETYGIKKIENFSKNKNDGIITSTWVFYNNKWFLAHEKTKLKMGKMAMDDKEHVKKDKKSFGTYAFLTSKYFDFESPIEEKAQDFKGYTFSVKSIDGHSLDQYRTDPLTEREQNTYKTIDSLGKKYKIDSKAQIISGLLNGQIRVKAVDFAVDEIANYNSYEGFRLGLKAKINENFNPYFSPDYYFAYGVKDRRWKYGMGIDVKTTLRKNSFFRFEFYDDVTASGEFYRRLWNFKMRMMNFGNNLNNDKYFHFKGASLSYLNDVTNGLTLALAVRRNIEEAEFDYQFRDSGSSFKNFNTLFTLKYSPNSTNIMTPQGKSLIDQKYPELYFNYEQSYKMAGGSFNYSRFDALFVHNFKTPIGTTGFRLYGGVVLGEAPIWKNFTMNGLASPGKDFNFNLTSFLGFATLEGGKFYNDKFVAYYFTHKLPFYFKSFGHNVSSFDFVLRGTIGDMKHPEYHQFKFKKLDHLYQEVGLEWNNFLSSYFNLGLFYRVGYYATPHFKENFAIQFKLKFLEF, encoded by the coding sequence ATGAAAAGGGGTTTACAATTATTATTTTTCCTGATCTATTTTTGGGGTTATTCGCAACTGAAAATAAAAGTTGTGGATGATGCCAACCAAAAACCTGTCTCTAATGCTAAGGTTTTCTGTGATGATAAAATCCTTGGTTATACCAATGCACAGGGGATTTTAGAGTTTAAATCAACATGCAGGAATATAGAAGTAGAAGCAGAATCTTATAAAAAGGAAACAACATCTGTGGAAAGCAGCATGGAGGTTTCCCTTACTAAAAAATCATCAAAGACTACAGCCATTGAAGCAGTTGTAATTGAAGATAAAAGTGACCCAAGAGCACTGGAAATCCTTAAAAAAGTCAACAAGCTGTTTAACGAAAACTCTCCTAAAAGCTTAGGCTCCTATGCTTATAAATCCTACGAAAAAATATCCCTGGATATTGATGAGGACAGCCTTTCACAGTTTAATCAGTATTTCAATGACCTCAACATTTTCAAGAAAAAGAGAGAAAAAGACTCTCTGAATAATATCAATGCAAGGAAAATCTTTGCAAAAAGTAAACTCTTTCTCTGGGAAAGGGCGCAGGAGTTTTTATATTCCAAAAAGTATGGGGAAAAGATCAATATTCTGGACAACAGAATTTCCGGCTTAAAGCAGCCGGTTTATGAGATGATTGCTCTTCAGCAAAGTAACAGGGATATTGTTCCTGAACAGTTAAAACCGGAAAACAGGGGTCTTTACAGATTCTTTCTTTCAGATACCATTGAACTTGACGGAAGAAAAAACTTTGTGATCCGTTTCCGTGAAGTTAACTACAAAAATCCGGACAGAAAACGGAAGTACAACGGTTCTATTTATATAGATACCGAGACCTACGGAATTAAAAAAATTGAAAATTTCAGTAAAAATAAGAACGACGGAATTATCACCAGTACCTGGGTATTTTATAATAACAAATGGTTCCTTGCCCATGAAAAAACCAAGCTTAAAATGGGTAAAATGGCGATGGATGACAAAGAGCATGTTAAAAAGGATAAGAAAAGCTTTGGTACCTACGCTTTCCTCACTTCCAAATATTTTGATTTTGAATCTCCCATTGAAGAAAAAGCCCAAGACTTCAAGGGCTATACATTCTCTGTAAAAAGTATCGACGGACATTCTCTGGACCAATACAGAACAGATCCGCTTACCGAAAGAGAACAAAATACCTATAAAACAATTGACAGCCTTGGCAAAAAATATAAAATTGATAGTAAGGCACAAATTATTTCCGGGCTGCTTAACGGTCAAATAAGAGTAAAAGCAGTAGACTTTGCAGTGGATGAAATTGCCAACTATAACTCGTATGAGGGTTTCAGACTTGGATTAAAAGCTAAGATTAATGAAAACTTTAACCCTTATTTTTCTCCTGATTACTATTTTGCCTATGGTGTAAAGGACAGAAGGTGGAAATATGGAATGGGGATAGATGTAAAAACTACATTAAGAAAAAATTCGTTCTTCAGGTTTGAATTTTATGATGATGTAACAGCTTCAGGGGAGTTTTACAGACGTCTTTGGAATTTTAAAATGAGGATGATGAACTTTGGAAATAACCTTAACAATGATAAATATTTCCACTTCAAGGGCGCATCTTTGTCTTATCTGAATGATGTTACCAACGGACTTACCCTTGCTCTTGCCGTAAGAAGAAATATTGAAGAGGCTGAGTTTGATTACCAGTTTAGAGATAGTGGATCTTCGTTTAAGAACTTCAACACCTTGTTCACGTTAAAGTATTCCCCGAATTCTACCAATATTATGACTCCACAAGGGAAATCCCTGATTGATCAGAAGTATCCGGAGCTTTATTTTAACTATGAGCAAAGCTATAAAATGGCGGGTGGAAGCTTTAATTACTCTCGTTTTGATGCTCTTTTCGTACATAATTTCAAAACCCCGATCGGAACCACAGGTTTCAGATTGTATGGAGGTGTAGTTTTGGGTGAAGCTCCAATCTGGAAGAACTTTACCATGAACGGGCTTGCCTCTCCGGGTAAGGATTTCAATTTTAACCTTACTTCATTCCTCGGATTTGCAACACTGGAGGGTGGAAAGTTTTATAATGATAAGTTCGTTGCCTACTACTTTACCCATAAGCTGCCTTTTTACTTCAAAAGTTTTGGACACAATGTGTCAAGCTTTGATTTTGTTCTGCGAGGAACTATTGGAGATATGAAGCATCCGGAGTATCATCAGTTTAAATTTAAGAAGCTGGACCACCTGTATCAGGAGGTTGGTTTGGAATGGAATAACTTCCTTTCGAGCTATTTCAATCTTGGATTATTCTACAGAGTGGGTTATTATGCAACCCCACATTTTAAGGAAAATTTTGCCATTCAGTTTAAATTAAAGTTCCTGGAATTTTAA
- the alaS gene encoding alanine--tRNA ligase translates to MTSQEIRQKFLDYFKSKEHLIVPSAPIVLKDDPTLMFSNSGMTQFKDFFLGYKTPTAPRIADTQKCLRVSGKHNDLDDVGRDTYHHTMFEMLGNWSFGDYFKKEAIAFAWELLTEVYGIPKENLYVTIFEGDASENLDRDQDAYDFWKSHISEDRIINGNKKDNFWEMGESGPCGPCSEIHIDLRTPEEKAKVSGLELVNNDHPQVVEVWNLVFMEFNRKADKSLEKLPAQHVDTGMGFERLCMALQGKSSNYDTDVFTPLISKVEELSGKKYTGILEDEKDIAIRVVVDHIRAVSFAIADGQLPSNGGAGYVIRRILRRGISYSYRFLGMKEPFLYKLVAVLQEQMGSFFPELEKQGKLVSEVIKSEEESFLKTIENGLIRVEKLIQQTIADNLKVLPSEEVFELYDTYGFPDDLTRIIAEEKGLTIDEEGFKAEMEKQKQRSKSDSAQKVYDWVVLEEKPESFVGYDQIESETYITRYRKVENKDGEFYQVVLSSSPFYPEGGGQVGDKGLLENASESFEVLETKKENGLIVSLINGLPKDAGAVFYAKVNATDRKNSQANHSVTHLLHEALRDVLGTHVEQKGSYVGPDYLRFDFSHFNKMTEEELALIEEKVNHKIKESIALQEFRNIPIQEALEKGAMALFGEKYGDSVRMIQFGSSRELCGGTHVKNTSEIGHFKITSEGSAAAGIRRIEAISGDKSEEYFNNLEKQIIELSQLLKSKDVVRSIEKLIEENTSLKAEVDALKKEKAKGEIGDWKTAYEQKGNKQLLVKKTSLDAGSVKDIVFQLKREIPTSVTIILSDADGKPMITVGVSDDLAADYQAGAIVKDLAKEIQGGGGGNPGFATAGGKNLSGLENAYQKALNI, encoded by the coding sequence ATGACATCACAAGAGATACGTCAAAAATTTTTAGACTATTTTAAAAGTAAGGAGCACCTTATCGTTCCTTCGGCTCCTATTGTGCTGAAAGACGACCCTACCCTTATGTTTTCCAACTCCGGAATGACACAATTCAAGGATTTTTTCCTAGGCTACAAAACGCCTACGGCCCCAAGAATTGCCGATACACAGAAGTGTCTGAGAGTTTCAGGAAAGCACAATGATTTGGATGATGTAGGTAGAGATACTTACCACCACACCATGTTCGAAATGTTAGGGAACTGGTCTTTCGGGGATTACTTCAAAAAAGAGGCTATTGCTTTTGCCTGGGAATTACTGACTGAAGTATACGGAATTCCAAAAGAAAATTTATATGTAACGATTTTTGAAGGAGATGCTTCTGAAAATCTTGACAGAGATCAGGACGCGTATGACTTCTGGAAATCTCACATTTCTGAGGACAGAATCATCAACGGAAATAAAAAGGATAATTTCTGGGAAATGGGTGAAAGTGGACCATGCGGACCATGTTCAGAAATCCATATTGACTTAAGAACACCTGAAGAAAAGGCTAAAGTATCAGGACTTGAATTAGTGAATAACGATCACCCTCAGGTTGTTGAGGTATGGAACTTGGTTTTCATGGAATTCAACAGAAAGGCTGATAAGTCTCTGGAAAAGCTTCCTGCTCAGCATGTAGACACAGGAATGGGCTTTGAGCGTCTTTGTATGGCACTTCAAGGGAAATCTTCCAACTATGATACAGATGTTTTCACTCCGCTTATTTCTAAGGTTGAGGAACTTTCAGGTAAGAAATATACCGGAATTTTAGAAGACGAAAAAGATATTGCCATCCGCGTTGTGGTAGACCACATCAGAGCGGTTTCTTTTGCTATTGCAGACGGACAGCTTCCTTCTAACGGAGGGGCAGGTTATGTAATCAGAAGAATTTTAAGAAGAGGTATTTCTTATTCTTACAGATTCCTTGGAATGAAAGAGCCTTTCCTTTATAAATTGGTTGCTGTTCTACAGGAGCAAATGGGATCTTTCTTCCCTGAGCTTGAGAAGCAAGGAAAACTGGTTTCTGAAGTAATCAAAAGTGAAGAGGAATCTTTCTTAAAAACTATTGAAAACGGATTGATCAGAGTTGAAAAATTAATTCAACAGACCATTGCTGACAATCTAAAGGTATTACCAAGTGAAGAAGTTTTTGAACTATATGACACTTATGGTTTCCCGGATGACTTAACAAGAATTATTGCTGAGGAAAAAGGATTAACCATTGATGAGGAAGGATTCAAGGCTGAAATGGAAAAGCAAAAGCAACGTTCCAAGTCAGATTCTGCTCAAAAGGTTTATGATTGGGTAGTTTTGGAAGAGAAACCGGAATCATTCGTAGGATATGACCAGATTGAATCTGAAACGTATATTACAAGATACAGAAAGGTAGAAAACAAAGACGGAGAATTTTATCAGGTAGTACTGAGCAGCTCTCCTTTCTACCCAGAAGGAGGTGGACAGGTTGGAGACAAGGGTCTTTTAGAAAATGCTTCAGAAAGCTTTGAAGTACTGGAAACCAAAAAGGAAAACGGATTAATCGTTTCATTGATTAATGGTCTTCCAAAGGATGCAGGAGCAGTTTTCTATGCTAAAGTAAATGCTACCGACAGAAAGAATTCTCAGGCCAACCACTCTGTAACTCACCTTTTACATGAGGCATTAAGAGATGTTTTAGGAACACACGTTGAACAGAAAGGTTCTTACGTAGGTCCTGATTATCTTCGTTTTGACTTCTCTCACTTCAATAAAATGACTGAGGAAGAATTGGCTTTAATTGAAGAAAAAGTAAATCATAAGATCAAGGAAAGCATTGCTTTACAGGAGTTCAGAAATATTCCTATTCAGGAGGCTCTGGAAAAAGGTGCAATGGCTTTATTTGGAGAAAAATATGGTGACAGTGTGAGAATGATTCAGTTCGGAAGTTCAAGAGAACTTTGCGGAGGAACTCACGTAAAAAACACCAGCGAAATTGGTCATTTCAAAATTACGTCTGAAGGTTCTGCAGCAGCAGGAATCAGAAGAATTGAAGCTATTTCAGGTGATAAATCTGAAGAATACTTCAATAATCTTGAAAAGCAAATCATTGAACTTTCACAATTGCTGAAATCTAAAGATGTAGTAAGATCCATCGAAAAACTGATTGAGGAAAATACTTCATTGAAAGCTGAGGTAGATGCCCTTAAAAAGGAAAAAGCAAAAGGAGAAATCGGTGATTGGAAGACTGCGTATGAGCAGAAAGGCAACAAGCAATTGCTGGTGAAGAAGACTTCTTTGGATGCAGGTTCTGTTAAGGATATTGTATTCCAGTTGAAGAGAGAGATCCCAACTTCGGTAACGATCATCCTTTCTGACGCAGATGGAAAACCAATGATTACCGTAGGAGTTTCTGATGACCTGGCAGCAGATTATCAGGCTGGAGCTATTGTAAAAGATCTGGCAAAAGAAATCCAAGGCGGTGGCGGTGGAAACCCTGGCTTTGCAACTGCAGGGGGGAAAAACCTTTCCGGATTGGAAAATGCTTATCAAAAAGCCTTGAATATTTAA
- a CDS encoding RNA polymerase sigma factor: MKNEIVKSWIDQYSGPLLKKALYLLSNKEDAQDVVQDVFIAAFSSYDSFEGKSQPLTWLMAILNRKIADFYRNKYKSEPTIKLDHFFDETGSWKNNDVLNDWNVSTESELLDNKEFNKTLEECIEELPARWKILLKMYYLEEKKAPEVSQELNVSTTNLWKILQRSRMQLRECLEFNWFSKS, translated from the coding sequence ATGAAAAATGAAATCGTGAAAAGCTGGATCGATCAATATTCCGGACCTCTTTTGAAAAAGGCCCTGTACCTGCTTTCTAATAAGGAGGATGCTCAGGATGTAGTTCAGGATGTCTTTATCGCTGCATTTTCAAGTTATGATTCATTTGAGGGAAAAAGCCAGCCTTTAACATGGCTGATGGCTATTCTTAATAGAAAAATTGCCGATTTCTACCGGAATAAATATAAATCCGAACCTACTATAAAGCTAGATCACTTCTTTGATGAAACTGGATCTTGGAAGAATAATGATGTTTTGAATGACTGGAATGTTTCAACAGAATCTGAGCTTCTGGATAATAAGGAGTTCAATAAAACACTTGAAGAGTGTATTGAAGAATTGCCTGCCAGATGGAAGATTTTATTAAAAATGTATTATTTGGAAGAAAAAAAAGCACCCGAAGTGAGTCAGGAATTGAATGTTTCTACGACTAACCTTTGGAAGATCCTTCAACGAAGCCGGATGCAGCTCAGAGAATGTCTGGAGTTTAACTGGTTTTCAAAATCATAA
- a CDS encoding DUF417 family protein translates to MVGTTNTTGKNQSTYKLGYYISLFGAALILLWIGIFKFTPTEAAAIKPLVENHFLTFFVYKIMSVQAVSNLIGAIEIIIALLLLFSAKFAVLKKYAGIGMIVTFLVTLSYLFTTPGMWKVVDGVPVTDFFILKDLMLLGFGLMIVQNNK, encoded by the coding sequence ATGGTCGGAACAACAAATACAACGGGTAAAAATCAATCAACGTACAAACTGGGATATTATATTTCCCTCTTCGGAGCTGCTCTTATTTTGCTCTGGATTGGTATTTTCAAATTTACTCCCACTGAAGCTGCAGCTATAAAACCTTTGGTTGAAAACCATTTCCTAACTTTTTTCGTATATAAGATTATGAGCGTTCAGGCTGTGTCTAATCTTATCGGAGCGATAGAAATTATCATTGCCTTACTACTCCTATTTAGTGCGAAATTTGCTGTACTGAAAAAGTATGCAGGGATAGGAATGATTGTAACTTTTCTAGTGACTTTAAGCTATTTATTTACAACACCAGGAATGTGGAAAGTAGTGGATGGAGTACCTGTGACGGATTTCTTTATTTTAAAAGACCTTATGCTTTTAGGATTTGGATTAATGATTGTTCAAAATAATAAATAA
- the msrB gene encoding peptide-methionine (R)-S-oxide reductase MsrB, protein MKNILIVLGIILGIAVFAAESGLFKKNKPNEVEIKKEKQEIMDNKNIKEIYFAGGCFWGTEHFFQQIRGVVGTEVGYANGNTQNPTYEEVVSHTTGFAETVKVKYDPEQVDLKLLIDLYFKTIDPTSKDQQGNDRGNQYRTGIYFTDKTTEAVVKDEVQKLAKNYNKPLMVETIPLKNFYKAEDYHQDYLDKNPGGYCHIEPGLFEMAKKANPLPKATSYQKQDKKVLKEKLSAEQYNVTQENGTERPFQNEYWNETREGIYVDITTGEPLFISTDKFESGCGWPSFSKPITKSMIDEKLDRTHGMTRVEVRSKIGDAHLGHVFTDGPADKGGLRYCINSASLKFIPKAEMDKKGYGKYLSLLDKK, encoded by the coding sequence ATGAAAAATATATTAATAGTACTTGGAATTATTCTGGGTATAGCAGTTTTTGCTGCAGAATCCGGGCTTTTTAAAAAAAATAAGCCCAATGAAGTAGAGATAAAGAAAGAAAAACAAGAAATTATGGATAATAAAAACATCAAAGAGATTTATTTTGCCGGTGGATGCTTCTGGGGAACAGAGCATTTCTTTCAACAGATTCGTGGAGTGGTAGGAACAGAAGTTGGTTATGCAAACGGAAATACTCAAAACCCTACCTACGAGGAAGTGGTAAGCCATACAACAGGTTTTGCAGAAACTGTAAAAGTGAAGTATGATCCGGAGCAGGTAGATCTGAAACTTTTGATTGATCTGTATTTTAAAACTATCGATCCTACGAGCAAAGACCAACAGGGAAATGATCGCGGAAACCAATATAGAACGGGAATTTATTTTACAGATAAAACTACTGAAGCAGTTGTAAAAGATGAAGTTCAGAAATTGGCTAAAAACTATAATAAACCTTTAATGGTAGAAACTATTCCGTTGAAAAATTTCTATAAGGCAGAAGACTATCATCAGGATTATTTGGATAAAAACCCAGGAGGTTACTGTCATATTGAACCGGGCCTTTTTGAAATGGCGAAAAAAGCAAACCCGCTTCCAAAGGCCACAAGCTATCAGAAGCAGGATAAAAAAGTTTTAAAGGAAAAGTTAAGTGCAGAACAATATAATGTAACTCAGGAAAACGGAACAGAAAGACCTTTCCAAAATGAATATTGGAACGAAACAAGAGAGGGTATTTATGTGGATATTACCACAGGTGAACCTTTATTTATATCAACAGATAAATTTGAATCAGGTTGTGGATGGCCAAGCTTTTCAAAACCTATTACAAAAAGTATGATTGATGAAAAACTGGATCGTACGCACGGAATGACCAGAGTAGAGGTAAGAAGTAAAATTGGAGATGCCCACTTAGGACATGTTTTTACAGATGGACCGGCAGATAAAGGCGGACTTCGTTACTGTATCAATAGTGCTTCCCTGAAGTTTATTCCAAAAGCTGAGATGGATAAAAAAGGATACGGAAAATATCTTTCGTTGTTAGATAAAAAGTAA
- a CDS encoding ABC transporter permease — MIKLLKLEYYKNLNYKPFKVFTILYFAILIALLFIGLVDFDLFGGTINLKEQGIYNFPEIWNFTTWIVALLKIFLGLIIVFSISQEFSNRMFKQNTIDGLSRQEFIISKLLTISIFTIVSTAIVLGITLFIGYQYSNTTESTKVFAEIFFIGNYLVKLFTFFCFLMFLSILLRKSIFVFLALFIFWIGEGILTALEVYSKVKGMQGPQRNDILQNDFFITHLLPLESMSNLIPNPMMRLNMAKMMGIKYEFHYPTESLIACLVWSSVFIFGSYWILKKRDW; from the coding sequence ATGATAAAATTATTAAAACTGGAATACTACAAAAACCTGAACTACAAACCGTTTAAGGTTTTCACGATATTATATTTCGCCATTCTTATAGCCTTACTTTTTATTGGATTGGTGGACTTTGATCTTTTCGGAGGAACGATTAACTTAAAGGAACAAGGAATTTATAATTTTCCGGAAATCTGGAACTTTACCACATGGATTGTTGCTTTATTGAAAATTTTTCTGGGACTGATTATTGTTTTTTCCATTTCACAGGAGTTCAGCAACCGGATGTTCAAGCAGAATACGATTGATGGATTGAGCAGACAAGAATTTATCATTTCAAAATTGCTGACAATAAGCATCTTCACAATTGTTTCTACGGCAATTGTATTGGGAATCACTTTATTTATTGGATATCAATACTCCAATACAACAGAATCTACAAAGGTTTTTGCAGAGATTTTCTTTATTGGAAATTACCTGGTTAAGCTATTTACCTTCTTCTGTTTTCTAATGTTTCTTTCCATTTTATTAAGAAAATCGATCTTTGTATTTCTTGCTCTTTTTATTTTCTGGATTGGCGAGGGAATCTTAACAGCTCTTGAAGTATATTCAAAAGTAAAAGGAATGCAAGGCCCACAAAGGAATGACATCCTTCAGAATGACTTTTTTATAACGCATCTTTTACCACTGGAAAGTATGTCTAACCTTATTCCTAATCCTATGATGAGGTTAAATATGGCCAAAATGATGGGCATAAAATATGAGTTCCACTACCCTACAGAAAGCCTTATCGCATGTCTGGTATGGTCTTCTGTTTTCATATTCGGATCATACTGGATTTTGAAAAAAAGAGATTGGTAA
- a CDS encoding ABC transporter ATP-binding protein — protein MEKILSVKNLTKKFKRVVVNNISFDVEKGNVYGLLGPNGSGKSTTFGMLLSTINPTSGDWFWFGKKGTDSETLKKIGAIIEQPNFYPYLSAETNLKIVAEIKNAPYSRIDEVLKTVNLYERRKDTFKTFSLGMKQRLAIASAMLNNPEVMILDEPTNGLDPEGIIQIREIISDIAKQGITIIIASHLLDEIEKICSHVIVLKEGNSIYCGRVDEMTSNNGYFELKADNNTLLLNALNELQWFSSINQDGDIIKAQIRDDASISASAMNQKLAERGIYLSHLTKKKLSLESQFLELVKNTN, from the coding sequence ATGGAAAAGATTTTATCAGTAAAAAATTTGACAAAAAAATTTAAAAGAGTTGTAGTCAACAATATCTCTTTTGATGTCGAAAAAGGAAACGTGTATGGGCTTTTGGGTCCTAACGGAAGCGGGAAATCAACGACTTTCGGGATGCTGCTTTCAACCATCAATCCTACCAGCGGAGACTGGTTTTGGTTTGGTAAAAAAGGGACAGATTCTGAAACTTTAAAAAAGATCGGAGCTATTATCGAACAGCCCAACTTCTACCCTTATTTAAGTGCAGAAACGAACCTTAAAATTGTAGCGGAAATTAAAAATGCCCCTTATTCAAGGATTGATGAAGTTCTGAAGACCGTGAATTTGTATGAAAGGAGAAAAGATACCTTCAAAACGTTTTCTTTAGGAATGAAACAACGTCTCGCCATTGCTTCAGCAATGCTGAACAACCCTGAAGTAATGATATTAGACGAACCAACAAACGGATTAGATCCTGAAGGAATCATTCAGATCAGAGAAATCATCAGTGATATTGCCAAACAAGGGATCACCATTATCATTGCCAGCCATCTTTTGGATGAAATTGAAAAAATCTGCAGCCATGTAATTGTATTGAAAGAAGGAAATTCCATTTACTGTGGAAGAGTGGACGAAATGACTTCCAATAATGGGTATTTTGAACTGAAAGCAGATAATAATACTTTGCTTTTAAATGCATTGAACGAGCTTCAATGGTTCTCATCCATCAATCAGGATGGTGATATTATCAAGGCTCAGATCCGTGATGATGCTTCAATTTCAGCTTCGGCGATGAATCAAAAACTGGCTGAGAGAGGAATCTATCTTTCCCATTTGACCAAGAAAAAATTATCTCTTGAATCTCAATTCCTTGAACTTGTAAAAAACACCAATTAG
- a CDS encoding ATP-binding protein, with protein MKLIKLAEELSVSAEAIKQFIQDFDLELVDCISTNFEVKEDFEKFARENVDFLRLYEQDLDKNKTLEQIAEVINQPKDKVEKAIKDNNPNIFDNGFFKSSISSYGIDNKMGGNYKFVYDYFGHKTSLQQRDFIGYKDLFFYTSAVLEPFLNPQQIKDWGINKPAGIILYGPPGSGKIFWANKIAEIIGYQFKEVKKHYLGTSFIDGNEINFSDFLQTMMKENKMLLFLEDFDEIMMQRKAEKDIASCNLEAQELILHYIGKFEKEGVLMVGSANSVSEIDEEILAPGRFDVMIPIFPPNASERSEIILYAMTRGLEEDSLLYKILKNNKADKLPFWHDVSSRMKAFSNTMLIDFTQSLKKRIKNLYQRTRNEKLKIDKNLLNGALRDATAKLTEEYLDQVARFLADAIINNFEEFHFRIQALKSELETYKIVEQPRRAIGFHHSGEKEE; from the coding sequence ATGAAGTTAATAAAACTCGCAGAAGAACTCAGTGTTTCTGCAGAAGCCATAAAGCAGTTTATACAGGATTTCGATCTGGAATTGGTAGATTGCATCAGTACAAACTTTGAAGTAAAGGAAGATTTTGAAAAATTTGCCCGTGAAAATGTAGATTTTTTAAGATTATACGAACAGGATCTTGACAAGAATAAAACCTTGGAACAGATTGCAGAAGTCATTAATCAGCCTAAAGACAAAGTGGAAAAAGCCATTAAAGATAATAATCCTAATATCTTCGACAACGGTTTTTTCAAATCCTCTATTTCAAGTTATGGTATAGATAATAAAATGGGAGGGAACTATAAGTTCGTATATGATTATTTTGGCCATAAGACCAGTTTACAGCAAAGAGATTTTATAGGATACAAAGACCTGTTTTTCTACACATCTGCAGTACTGGAGCCATTTTTAAATCCCCAACAGATCAAGGACTGGGGAATCAATAAACCCGCAGGAATTATTTTATATGGACCTCCGGGAAGCGGAAAGATTTTTTGGGCCAATAAAATTGCTGAAATTATAGGATATCAGTTTAAAGAAGTTAAAAAGCACTATCTGGGAACCTCATTCATTGATGGAAATGAAATTAATTTTAGTGACTTTCTGCAAACCATGATGAAAGAAAATAAAATGCTGCTTTTCCTTGAGGATTTTGATGAAATTATGATGCAGAGAAAAGCAGAAAAAGATATTGCTTCCTGTAATCTTGAGGCTCAGGAGCTGATTCTTCATTACATTGGTAAGTTTGAAAAAGAAGGAGTACTAATGGTAGGTTCTGCCAACTCTGTTTCAGAAATTGATGAAGAAATTCTGGCACCTGGAAGATTTGATGTGATGATTCCTATATTTCCGCCTAATGCTTCGGAACGCTCAGAAATTATCTTATATGCTATGACCAGGGGGCTTGAAGAAGATTCCTTACTTTATAAGATTCTTAAAAATAATAAAGCAGATAAACTTCCTTTCTGGCATGACGTTTCTTCAAGAATGAAAGCTTTTAGCAATACCATGCTGATCGACTTTACCCAAAGCCTAAAGAAGCGTATTAAAAATCTCTACCAAAGAACGAGAAATGAAAAGCTTAAAATTGACAAAAATCTTTTGAATGGAGCCTTAAGAGATGCCACAGCAAAGCTTACTGAAGAATATCTGGATCAGGTAGCAAGATTTCTGGCTGATGCAATCATTAATAATTTTGAAGAATTTCATTTTAGAATTCAGGCATTGAAAAGTGAATTGGAGACTTATAAGATCGTTGAGCAGCCAAGGCGTGCCATTGGATTCCATCATAGCGGAGAAAAAGAAGAATAG